The Clostridia bacterium region CTGGGCATTTAAAAGTATAGAAAATACTAAAAAGATAAGCTATTGTTGGGCTCTGAAGTATATATATTCCGATTTTGCAAATATAGTTCAAGCGAAATCCTCCATTAAGTATATTGAAAATGAAATTATTGAATTAATTGACAAAGAGAATACAGTAAATTGCCTGTCCAAAGAAAACCTTAATAGAATCAGCAGTACCTTGAATTTTAAGGCAGTATTCTACGACATACTGTTTAAGTTTCTAAAAAGGTTAGAATTAAGTAAGAATCAGGTTGAAGAGCTGCATGAGTTGAAAGATTCAATAACAAAGTCCTGGTATGATATTAGAGTTCATTTATTTATGTGCATTAACAGAAATTCTCCGATAACCGAAACATTAAGATTAAAAGCAAAGCAAAATATTCTTATGGAAAAGAAATTTATAGACGAATACATAAAGCTCATTTCAACGGTCGATAACGTAGATATTTTCTATAAAAGCAGAGCGAAAGAACAGTATATGGAAATAAATTACTTAAATGCCCTAATAAAGCAGGATGGTAATTCTATTGAAATGATTCTACCTGAAGGAAAAGCATATAATACATGGCTTTTAGAGGATAATGCCCCCCAGATGCTTATTTTGGCAGATGGTAGTGACAATTTTGAGTTCATAACAAGAGTTTATCCAACCGTAGATAACAAGCTGGACCACAGTGATCAGAGTGGTGTTGTGCTGAAGTTTAATGACGGAATGAAATATCTTTTTGGAAAGTTTGGATGGGAGAAGCTATCCCTATACTGTCCGGAAATAGAGGAATTCACACTTATGGAAGAGGTCTTTTACTCTCCTTATGTTTATCTGATGATTCGTAAGCATGGCAATAAGTATTCATTTATGTACAAGGCAGAAAAGGACGAAGTATGGCAGGAAGCATATATTTTTGAGACGACGAAGGGGATAGAATCTTATGGCGTTTTTGCAAGAACATGGAATGAACTTCAACACAAAGTAGTTTTTTCTGAGATTCAAAATAATATAGTTTCTCTTTGAAAACAAAAATAAACTATAGTCACCAGTCAAGTGAAGGTGCTATAAATTATTGTTAATTTACGCAGATGGGGCCATGAGGATGTTCAAGTAATATGTTTTCTTAATGTCAACATAAGGTGGTTGAAGGGGGTGTAAAATGCATAATTCAATTCATGAAATAGCAAAGTTGCTTGAAGGAAAGCTAAAAAATGTTTCCGGAGCTAAGATTTCGGAAAATACAAGTCTAGGAGATGACCTTGGCTTAGATTCATTAAGGTTAATAGATTTATTGTTGAGCATAGAGCAGCACTTTAATATAGTCTTTAGTGAATCAGATCTCGAGCCAAG contains the following coding sequences:
- a CDS encoding acyl carrier protein, translated to MHNSIHEIAKLLEGKLKNVSGAKISENTSLGDDLGLDSLRLIDLLLSIEQHFNIVFSESDLEPSTLKSVGDLAALVDRVVSKGGEQF